One Candidatus Zixiibacteriota bacterium genomic window carries:
- a CDS encoding histidinol-phosphatase: MANNVGNWHCYSGVIHVHTTESDGTKTIEEVAAIGQEVGLDFMMFTDHMTLSNKENGKEGFYGNTLVTVGYEHNDAEDNNHYLLFDSPSVYPPDFTASQVVAAGAEDRAVGIIAHPDEIRDRLGKYPPFPWTDWSCDKFTGIELWNQMSEWMERLRPYNKLIMAFSPRKSMVGPPRTTLQRWDEINLRRKCAGIAAVDAHAFPIQIGPLRVEIFPYKVHFRSLRTYVLLREPMSRDFATAKQQLYDAIRDCRLFFANLRWGDADGFDFSAQNGSESAVSGGQVEFRNDTVLEIILPARARIKVLRNGRPIYEVTDSRATYRVNEPGLYRVETWKWKRGWIFSNHIRIGQ, from the coding sequence ATGGCTAACAACGTAGGCAACTGGCATTGCTACTCGGGTGTGATCCATGTCCACACTACCGAGTCCGATGGCACGAAGACCATAGAAGAAGTGGCGGCGATTGGACAGGAGGTGGGGCTCGATTTCATGATGTTCACCGACCATATGACTCTCTCCAACAAGGAAAACGGTAAAGAGGGGTTTTACGGCAATACGTTGGTCACAGTTGGCTACGAACACAACGACGCCGAGGATAACAATCACTATCTCCTGTTTGATTCTCCGAGTGTGTATCCGCCGGACTTCACCGCCTCGCAGGTTGTAGCGGCCGGAGCTGAGGACAGGGCTGTGGGGATTATAGCGCATCCCGATGAAATTCGCGACCGGCTGGGGAAGTACCCGCCGTTCCCGTGGACAGACTGGTCGTGCGATAAGTTCACCGGCATCGAGCTCTGGAATCAGATGTCCGAATGGATGGAGCGGCTGAGACCATATAACAAGCTGATAATGGCATTCTCGCCTCGTAAATCAATGGTTGGCCCGCCAAGAACTACACTCCAGCGGTGGGACGAGATCAATCTCAGGAGGAAATGCGCTGGAATCGCCGCGGTCGATGCCCATGCCTTCCCGATACAGATCGGGCCGTTGCGGGTGGAGATATTCCCGTACAAAGTGCATTTTCGTTCGTTGCGGACGTATGTTCTACTGCGGGAACCGATGTCCCGCGATTTTGCAACCGCCAAGCAGCAGCTCTACGACGCGATACGGGACTGCCGTCTGTTCTTCGCCAATTTGCGATGGGGGGACGCCGATGGGTTCGATTTCTCAGCGCAGAACGGCTCGGAATCGGCGGTGTCGGGCGGTCAGGTAGAGTTCCGGAACGATACAGTGCTGGAGATCATACTTCCAGCGCGCGCCCGTATTAAGGTTTTGCGGAACGGCAGACCGATATATGAAGTTACTGACTCGCGGGCAACGTACCGTGTGAACGAACCCGGTTTGTATCGAGTAGAAACATGGAAATGGAAGCGAGGATGGATATTCTCCAACCACATACGGATAGGCCAGTGA
- a CDS encoding NADH-quinone oxidoreductase subunit A, with the protein MFETFYPILFLFVFAVFLALLLTFLSIFFGKRTKLGRKGQPYECGIEPVGTTKDPVPIKFFLIAISFILFDIEVIFLLPWAIVARDLGLFGFFSVLIFIALILIGYIYELGRGALKWD; encoded by the coding sequence ATGTTTGAGACCTTTTACCCGATTCTCTTTCTGTTCGTGTTTGCCGTCTTTCTTGCCTTGCTACTGACGTTTCTTTCGATCTTTTTCGGCAAGCGGACCAAGCTTGGGCGGAAAGGGCAGCCGTATGAATGCGGTATCGAGCCTGTTGGGACCACCAAAGACCCGGTGCCTATCAAGTTCTTTTTGATCGCCATCTCTTTTATCCTCTTTGACATAGAGGTGATCTTCCTGCTTCCCTGGGCTATTGTCGCTCGCGATCTTGGCCTTTTCGGTTTCTTCTCCGTTTTGATATTCATTGCCCTGATTCTTATCGGCTATATCTATGAATTGGGCCGGGGAGCGCTAAAGTGGGATTAG
- a CDS encoding polysaccharide deacetylase family protein yields the protein MTRQSGSAISSAKRLAFVIALLTVLTGPADSKAQDQKPAKPSTGKQIAITFDELPAALSFGEVDANAITYMILEALRKHEITATGFVVGLNIDGQYDLLGDWLNEGHGLGTMTYSNQDIEGLSTDQFMQEIQSGQREIEEMLVGFGQKARYFRYPFLHYGTDPKTKTKIRDYLAGVGNVVAHASVVPDDFTYDLAMQKFGKVPDSAQYERLLNEYVNHVIDQIERSEDLAEQLVGRPVKQILRLRANRLNATYLDDMLTALEDEGYSFVTLGSALRDPVYAKQESYFGSRGVGYLDMLYVSKKKAGK from the coding sequence ATGACACGGCAGTCAGGTTCAGCGATATCATCCGCAAAGAGACTCGCCTTTGTGATTGCTCTGTTGACTGTGCTCACCGGTCCGGCCGATTCCAAGGCACAGGATCAGAAGCCCGCAAAGCCCAGCACAGGAAAGCAGATCGCGATCACGTTCGATGAACTGCCGGCAGCGCTGTCGTTTGGCGAGGTCGATGCCAACGCGATCACGTATATGATACTCGAAGCACTCCGGAAGCATGAGATCACAGCGACCGGATTTGTGGTAGGGCTGAACATCGATGGACAGTACGACCTGCTGGGGGACTGGCTGAACGAGGGGCATGGCCTTGGGACGATGACCTATTCCAATCAGGATATCGAGGGACTCAGCACGGATCAATTCATGCAGGAGATACAGTCCGGCCAGCGCGAAATCGAGGAGATGCTCGTGGGGTTCGGACAGAAGGCCCGGTATTTCCGGTATCCGTTCCTGCATTATGGCACGGACCCAAAGACAAAAACCAAGATACGGGATTACCTGGCCGGTGTTGGCAACGTGGTAGCGCACGCTTCTGTCGTGCCGGATGATTTTACCTACGACCTGGCGATGCAGAAATTCGGCAAAGTCCCAGACAGCGCGCAGTACGAGCGGTTGCTTAATGAGTATGTTAATCATGTTATTGACCAGATTGAGCGTTCTGAGGATTTGGCGGAGCAACTGGTCGGGCGTCCGGTAAAGCAGATCCTTCGGCTCCGCGCCAACCGTCTGAACGCAACGTATCTCGACGATATGTTGACGGCGCTTGAGGATGAGGGATACTCGTTTGTGACGCTCGGCTCGGCACTTCGGGACCCGGTGTATGCGAAACAGGAATCGTATTTTGGCTCTCGCGGCGTGGGGTATCTGGATATGCTGTACGTGAGCAAGAAGAAGGCTGGGAAGTAG
- the pyk gene encoding pyruvate kinase: MKKTKILATYGPAIANPTIIRRLVEAGVNVFRVNCSHGDSADYAKAVRTIRQGTKGAPYPVGILFDLSGPKFRLERFEGSLPISMGQHITLTSGTSNLAGSTVGVNHPAILKSVKKGERVFVDDGVLAFEVLKASSREVVLKALNAGTVLPAKGINLPDSTIEIPTITEKDKADIASAVASDADYLAVSFVRSGDDILQAKSLIHRAKGHQRVIAKLEKREAIEDLENILLVADGVMVARGDLGVELPPAELPRLQKKILALANRHHKPVIVATQMLESMRFSPRATRAEINDVAGAVFDFADAVMLSAETATGQYPLEAVQTMTSVIETTEPSCHPPELGQRDRTVVPPIPFAIAEAVSRADMHTGAMMIFAFTTSGFTAQMLSNLFPTQPIIALTPDQQVMRQLSLFRSVYPIQIKQPKSFADMLAVVDELCAKYSLGAKGETVVITGGAPFGSTAPTNFMMFHQVR; encoded by the coding sequence ATGAAGAAAACCAAGATTCTGGCCACTTATGGTCCTGCTATAGCCAATCCGACTATCATCCGCCGCCTCGTGGAGGCAGGCGTCAACGTCTTCCGTGTCAATTGTTCGCACGGAGACAGTGCCGATTACGCCAAAGCCGTTCGAACGATTCGCCAGGGGACCAAAGGGGCCCCGTACCCGGTCGGAATCCTATTCGACCTGTCCGGACCTAAGTTCAGGCTTGAACGGTTTGAGGGGTCATTGCCGATCAGCATGGGACAACACATTACCTTGACATCGGGGACCTCGAACCTGGCTGGTAGCACGGTCGGTGTTAACCATCCGGCCATTCTCAAATCAGTGAAGAAGGGGGAGAGGGTATTCGTTGATGACGGCGTACTGGCATTTGAAGTGCTGAAGGCCTCAAGTCGTGAGGTAGTACTCAAGGCTCTGAACGCAGGGACAGTACTTCCCGCAAAAGGGATCAACCTCCCGGACAGCACGATAGAGATACCAACCATAACGGAGAAGGACAAGGCCGATATTGCCTCAGCGGTAGCATCGGATGCCGACTATCTGGCGGTGTCGTTTGTGCGTTCCGGCGATGATATCCTTCAGGCGAAAAGCCTGATTCATCGCGCCAAGGGGCACCAGCGCGTGATCGCCAAACTCGAAAAGCGCGAGGCGATTGAAGACCTGGAGAATATCCTGCTGGTAGCCGATGGCGTCATGGTCGCTCGCGGTGACCTGGGCGTCGAACTCCCACCGGCCGAGTTGCCTCGGCTTCAGAAAAAGATATTGGCGCTGGCGAACCGACACCACAAGCCGGTGATCGTGGCCACGCAAATGCTGGAGTCGATGCGGTTCTCGCCACGAGCGACGAGAGCTGAGATCAACGATGTGGCGGGTGCGGTGTTCGATTTCGCTGATGCCGTCATGCTCTCGGCCGAGACCGCCACCGGGCAATACCCGCTCGAGGCTGTCCAAACAATGACTTCGGTGATCGAGACGACCGAGCCCTCGTGCCACCCTCCGGAGCTGGGACAGCGGGACCGGACGGTCGTGCCGCCGATTCCGTTTGCGATTGCCGAGGCGGTCAGCCGGGCCGATATGCATACCGGCGCAATGATGATATTTGCGTTTACAACATCGGGCTTCACAGCCCAAATGCTGTCCAATCTGTTTCCTACTCAGCCTATCATAGCGCTCACACCGGACCAGCAGGTGATGCGTCAGTTGTCATTGTTTCGGTCGGTGTACCCGATACAGATCAAGCAACCGAAATCGTTTGCCGATATGCTGGCCGTGGTGGACGAACTATGTGCCAAGTATTCGCTGGGCGCCAAAGGGGAGACGGTGGTTATCACCGGCGGGGCGCCGTTTGGCTCCACGGCACCAACCAATTTCATGATGTTCCATCAGGTGAGATGA
- a CDS encoding NADH-quinone oxidoreductase subunit C, with amino-acid sequence MDIRERIREFLNGRFSDAILREDGFRGDQSFYVKPDDILHICHALHENGELDVRYLADLTSVDWLGFEAEMGGRFEVIYNLYSLTHKHRFFLKAVLQADQPELPSVTPIWKGAEMMEREVWDLMGIVFAGHPNLTKILTPDDLEGHPLRRDYPLTYEEPQFTWNKDLPPEVIK; translated from the coding sequence ATGGACATCAGAGAGCGGATTCGAGAATTTCTGAACGGCCGGTTTAGCGACGCCATTCTTCGGGAAGATGGATTTCGCGGGGATCAGTCGTTCTATGTCAAGCCGGATGACATATTGCACATCTGCCATGCGCTCCACGAGAACGGCGAACTCGATGTTCGCTACCTCGCAGACCTGACTTCAGTGGACTGGCTTGGGTTCGAGGCGGAGATGGGAGGACGGTTTGAAGTCATATACAACCTTTACTCTCTGACCCACAAGCACCGGTTTTTCCTCAAAGCGGTTCTTCAGGCCGATCAGCCAGAGCTCCCCAGCGTCACCCCGATTTGGAAAGGGGCGGAGATGATGGAGCGCGAGGTGTGGGACCTGATGGGGATCGTGTTTGCCGGGCATCCTAACTTGACGAAGATCCTCACGCCCGACGATCTGGAAGGGCATCCGCTGCGACGGGATTATCCGCTCACCTACGAGGAGCCGCAGTTCACCTGGAATAAGGACCTTCCGCCGGAGGTTATCAAGTAA
- a CDS encoding HDIG domain-containing metalloprotein produces the protein MNLNLTRESAYQLVVEKIGVNNLLKHILAVEAGMRRLAVELGEDPDYWGLVGLVHDLDYNETKDDAPRHTYLTEEWLAKYELPADMIYAIHAHPGHVPCKSKLDWALYSVDPTTGFIVACALMHPEKKLAPIDAEFMLRRFKEKRFAAGATRENMAACSNLGLDLEKFLLLVRDGMMTISGQLGI, from the coding sequence ATGAATCTCAATCTTACCCGTGAATCCGCATATCAATTGGTCGTCGAGAAAATCGGCGTCAACAATCTGCTCAAACACATCTTGGCGGTAGAGGCCGGCATGCGGCGGCTGGCAGTGGAGCTTGGTGAAGACCCGGATTACTGGGGGCTGGTAGGTTTGGTGCATGACCTCGACTACAACGAGACCAAAGATGACGCACCCCGTCACACGTACCTAACCGAAGAGTGGTTGGCCAAATACGAGCTACCGGCCGACATGATCTACGCCATCCACGCCCATCCGGGGCATGTCCCTTGTAAGAGCAAACTGGATTGGGCGCTTTATTCGGTTGACCCCACCACCGGATTCATCGTGGCCTGTGCGCTGATGCACCCGGAGAAGAAGCTTGCTCCTATTGATGCCGAGTTCATGCTGCGGCGATTCAAAGAGAAACGGTTTGCCGCGGGCGCTACCCGCGAGAACATGGCTGCCTGCTCCAACCTCGGACTGGACCTCGAAAAATTCCTGCTTCTGGTCCGCGACGGCATGATGACCATCTCCGGCCAGCTTGGTATTTAG
- a CDS encoding MFS transporter yields the protein MTKLRSVWRKDVIAWSLYDFANTIYSMNIVSLYLKRYIVEDLHYSDHYFDIAFAVSMVIAAALLPALGALSDHSAKKKLFLLLFTVTCCLSVGAMSVAATGPILGLIVLFVIANFSYEGGMPFYNALLYSVAEGKQARFVSGVGVAFGYIGSIIGMILVLPFVTGSLFSVEIPYVDGSGKAGAFLPTAFLFLVFALPLYFWVRERKGHQPQRVPIATAYREVWDGLRNTRQYPGVLRFLIADYFVEDAVATVILNIGLYCSVVLGLAESQISLFLIISTISAVIGSFVIGKIAERWSLKKLLVVIFTGWVVALLMFVLVDNMAVIWLLGSMVGIFLGGLWTTTRPMLAELVSHDQLGRFFGIFSLSGRAAAIVGPLVWTGMVYLFHPERALGSRVAEFLHLTSTDAAKLPYKMGVLSLAAMVLIGLFIFRKVPHTQKLSHG from the coding sequence ATGACCAAACTGCGTTCTGTCTGGCGGAAAGACGTCATCGCCTGGTCGCTGTACGATTTCGCCAACACGATCTATTCGATGAATATCGTTTCACTCTATTTGAAGCGATACATTGTCGAAGACCTGCACTACAGCGATCACTATTTCGACATTGCGTTCGCCGTATCGATGGTGATTGCTGCGGCACTGCTTCCCGCGCTGGGGGCGCTGTCGGACCATTCCGCCAAGAAGAAACTGTTTCTGCTTCTGTTCACCGTGACTTGTTGTCTGTCTGTGGGCGCCATGTCGGTGGCGGCGACCGGCCCGATACTGGGACTCATCGTCTTGTTTGTTATCGCGAATTTCAGCTATGAAGGGGGCATGCCGTTCTACAACGCGCTACTATATTCGGTCGCCGAGGGAAAACAGGCACGGTTTGTTTCGGGCGTTGGCGTGGCGTTTGGCTATATCGGCTCTATAATTGGCATGATCCTGGTGTTGCCGTTTGTCACCGGTTCGCTCTTTTCAGTCGAGATTCCGTATGTCGATGGCTCCGGCAAGGCTGGCGCATTTTTACCGACAGCGTTCCTGTTTTTGGTTTTCGCGCTACCGCTCTATTTCTGGGTGCGCGAGCGAAAAGGACATCAGCCGCAGAGAGTACCAATAGCAACCGCCTATCGTGAGGTTTGGGATGGACTCAGGAACACACGCCAGTATCCGGGTGTTCTTCGTTTTCTGATCGCCGATTATTTCGTGGAGGATGCCGTCGCCACCGTGATTCTGAATATCGGGCTGTATTGCTCTGTCGTGCTTGGGTTGGCTGAAAGCCAGATATCGTTGTTCCTGATCATATCGACCATCTCAGCGGTGATCGGCTCGTTTGTCATAGGTAAAATTGCAGAGCGATGGTCGCTCAAGAAGCTGCTCGTCGTGATTTTCACCGGGTGGGTTGTGGCGCTTCTCATGTTTGTGCTGGTTGACAATATGGCTGTCATTTGGCTGCTTGGATCGATGGTTGGCATTTTCCTCGGCGGACTTTGGACCACCACTCGTCCGATGCTGGCGGAACTGGTGTCGCACGACCAATTGGGTCGGTTCTTCGGTATCTTCTCGCTGTCGGGTCGGGCTGCTGCGATTGTGGGGCCACTCGTCTGGACCGGCATGGTGTATCTCTTTCATCCCGAGCGCGCGTTGGGCAGCCGCGTAGCGGAGTTTCTTCATCTCACGAGCACGGATGCCGCCAAACTCCCGTATAAGATGGGCGTGCTGTCGCTGGCCGCTATGGTGTTGATCGGGCTGTTCATCTTCAGAAAAGTGCCGCACACGCAGAAGCTCAGTCATGGCTAA
- the nuoD gene encoding NADH dehydrogenase (quinone) subunit D, which translates to MAERKFTTINMGPQHPATHGVLRVELELDGETVVKATPVIGYLHTGIEKTMESKLYYKALPCTDRMDYLAPMSNNLAYCLAVEKLMDVDVPEKVKWARVCLAELTRIKSHLVWLGTHATDIGAMTMLLYTFREREMIVDIYEACGGQRMMTSYIRIGGLSDELPSDFDKKVRKVLKRMPEALRDYEKLLTENEIFINRTRGVAVISAEDAINLSLSGPMLRGSGVKHDLRRDNPYSAYEKFDFEVPIGANGDAYDRYKLRLEEIRQSLRIIQQAIDGMPEGPYRAHVPGVVLPPKEDVLHKMESMIFHFKIITEGFNAPRGGVYQAIESPKGEIGFYLAGDGSNRPRRVRVRPPSFINLGALPTLVEGGLLADVIVAIGTIDPVLGEVDR; encoded by the coding sequence ATGGCCGAGCGGAAGTTCACAACCATCAACATGGGACCGCAGCATCCGGCGACCCACGGCGTGCTCCGGGTGGAACTCGAACTGGACGGCGAAACGGTTGTCAAGGCGACTCCTGTGATCGGGTATTTGCACACCGGCATCGAGAAGACCATGGAGTCCAAGCTGTATTACAAGGCGCTGCCGTGCACCGACAGGATGGATTATCTGGCGCCGATGTCCAACAATCTGGCGTACTGTCTGGCGGTCGAGAAACTGATGGATGTCGATGTCCCGGAAAAAGTGAAATGGGCGCGGGTCTGTCTTGCGGAGCTCACCCGTATCAAATCGCATCTGGTCTGGCTTGGCACGCACGCCACCGACATTGGCGCTATGACCATGCTTCTCTATACCTTCCGCGAACGAGAGATGATCGTGGATATCTACGAAGCATGCGGGGGACAGCGGATGATGACCTCCTATATCCGGATCGGTGGACTCTCGGACGAGCTGCCGTCAGATTTTGACAAGAAAGTCCGGAAAGTGCTCAAACGGATGCCGGAGGCGCTTCGCGATTACGAAAAACTGCTGACTGAGAATGAGATATTCATCAACAGGACGCGCGGGGTGGCGGTCATCTCAGCCGAGGACGCCATCAATCTGTCGCTGTCAGGGCCAATGCTCCGTGGCAGCGGCGTCAAACATGACCTTCGCAGGGACAACCCCTACAGCGCGTACGAAAAATTCGATTTCGAGGTACCGATCGGTGCGAATGGCGATGCCTACGACCGGTACAAACTGCGGCTTGAGGAGATTCGGCAATCGCTGCGGATTATCCAGCAGGCAATCGACGGCATGCCGGAGGGGCCGTATCGCGCCCATGTCCCGGGGGTGGTGCTGCCGCCAAAGGAAGATGTGCTGCATAAGATGGAATCGATGATTTTCCACTTCAAGATAATCACCGAAGGATTCAATGCGCCGCGAGGCGGCGTTTATCAGGCGATCGAGTCCCCCAAAGGGGAGATCGGATTTTATCTGGCCGGCGACGGCAGCAACCGCCCGAGGCGTGTCCGGGTGCGGCCACCATCGTTCATAAACTTAGGTGCACTCCCAACGCTGGTCGAGGGGGGACTGCTGGCCGATGTGATAGTCGCAATCGGGACGATTGACCCGGTGCTCGGTGAGGTGGATCGATGA